The following proteins are encoded in a genomic region of Parasegetibacter sp. NRK P23:
- a CDS encoding nucleotidyltransferase family protein, which yields MNLLEKHIDAIQKLCKDHKVKQLYAFGSVLTNQFDKKSDVDLMVEFDPLDVSVYADNYYDLKFSLQDLLKRPIDLLEEKAVKNPFFRQHILQQRQLVYGH from the coding sequence ATGAATTTGTTAGAGAAACATATAGACGCTATTCAGAAACTTTGTAAAGATCACAAAGTCAAGCAGTTGTATGCTTTTGGTTCGGTGCTTACAAATCAGTTTGATAAAAAAAGTGACGTTGATTTAATGGTCGAGTTCGATCCACTAGATGTATCAGTCTACGCAGACAATTATTATGACCTTAAGTTTTCCCTTCAAGATTTATTAAAACGGCCAATTGATCTCCTTGAGGAAAAAGCCGTAAAAAATCCTTTCTTCCGCCAACATATTTTGCAGCAAAGACAACTTGTTTATGGACATTGA
- a CDS encoding DUF86 domain-containing protein: MDIEIKVWLYDILNAINEIDCFFIDTPKEFVAYQNDLKTRRAVERNLEIIGEAMKRILQKDDSLELSNSRRIVDTRNRIIHGYDSVSDEIIWSIVVTHLPVLRTEIEILLGE; the protein is encoded by the coding sequence ATGGACATTGAGATAAAGGTGTGGCTTTATGATATTTTAAATGCTATAAATGAGATTGACTGCTTTTTCATTGACACTCCTAAAGAGTTTGTCGCCTACCAAAATGATTTAAAGACTCGTCGTGCGGTAGAGCGTAATTTAGAGATAATAGGAGAGGCAATGAAACGTATTCTGCAAAAGGATGACAGTTTAGAACTCTCAAATTCTCGAAGAATAGTTGATACACGAAACCGTATCATCCACGGATATGATTCAGTCTCGGACGAAATTATATGGTCAATTGTTGTAACACATTTACCGGTTTTAAGGACAGAGATCGAAATTCTTCTAGGAGAGTAA